The Erythrobacter sp. HL-111 DNA segment GAACGAGGTCGGATCGGAGCGGGTCATCCGCATGGCGCGAAAGCTGGGCGTCGCCTCGCCCCTGCCCGAAGGCGATCCGAGCCTCGCGCTCGGCAGCTCGACGATGACGCTGATCGAACTCGTCGCCGCCTATGCGGGCGTCGCGGGCAATGCCTTCCCGGTGACCCCGCGGCCCTTCGAGCGCGAGGAGCGCGGATGGCTCGAATGGCTGACCAGCCGCGAGGACAGCCTCTCGCGCCGCCACCACGAGGCGATCGAGCGGATGCTGCGGGTGGCGGTCAACCGCGGCACGGGGCGCGCGGCAATGCTGCCGGTTGCGAATTACGGCAAGACCGGGACGACGCAGGATTACCGCGACGCGCTGTTCGTCGGCTATGCGGGGGAGGGCGCGGCGCGGCTGGTGGTCGGCGTGTGGGTCGGCAACGACGACAATTCGCCTCTGGACGGTGTCACCGGGGGGAGCCTGCCCGCGCGAATCTGGAAGGACTTCATGCGCGGCGCGCTGCGGCTCGGCGGCCCGGCGCCGGCGCCGAAGCCGACCGCATCGCCCGATCCCGAAGGCCCGGTCCAGCCCTTCGACGTGGAGGAGGGGGAGGAAATCCCGCTGGACGAAAACGGCTCGACCCTCAGGATCGAACAGGGCGGGGTGACGGTGTCGACCGAGATCGACGGCGAACCGGTCGAACTGCGCCTGGGCGAGGACGGGCTCGAGCTCGCGCCCGCGGGCGAGCCCCCGAACTAGGCCATCAGGATGTTCATCACCGCGCTGGCGATCGGGCGGGTGCGGTCGTCCTGCCACGCCTCGACCGTGAGGTTCGCGTTGCGCCGTCCCAGCCGCACGATCCGGGCGAGGGCATAGGTGCGCTTCTGCCGCCCGGCGGAAAGGTACTGCACCGTGATCCCGATCGGCTTGAGCAGCGGCTCGCGCCCTTCGGCGAGGAGGCGGGTGCGAAGCGCGGCGTAGCCCGCGGTTTCCAGCAGGCCCGCAGTCGCCCCGCCGTGGAAATGGCCGGGCCGCCCCTCCACGTTGCGCCCGAAATCGACCGCAAGGACCGGGACGCCGTCCTCGCGGCCTGCGACCTCGATGCCGAGCGAGCGGGCATAGGCGGTGAGTTCGAGCGGCTCAGTCATCGTCGCGCCCTTCGCTCTTGGCCTCGAGCCGCTGTTTCGCGTCGTAGGAAACCTGCATGAAGACCCCCGCGATATGCGCCACGGGGTCCGCCTCGTCCCCGTCATGCGCGATCCCGCGCACGAAGGCGGCCGAACGGGTGACGCGGTAGCATTCGACCCGGCCCCACACAGCGCTGCGCTCGCGCGCGGGGCGCTGGTAATCGACCCGCAGGTCGAGCGTCGCGACGGGCGTGAACGCGCCGGTCGTCTGCCAGATCGACATCCCGCTCGCCATGTCCATCAGGCTGACGATCGGACCGGACGCGAGCACGGGCCGGTCGGGTTCGCCCAGCAGGTCCTCGCGCCAGGGGAGCTTCAGTTCCACCCAGTTGGCGCCATGCGAGACATATTCGAGCCCGAGCCAGCCCGGATGCCCGCCGCGAAAGAAGTACTTGCCCGCCTCCCCGGCGTCGAATTTCGGCTGATCGTTCATGGCATGATCCCTAGGGGCGCGGCCGCCCGCATCCAATCCCCAAATCATCGGGGCGCACCTAAAGCACGCCCCCCGCAAGCCGGTCGATCGCGCCCTGCAGGATGACGGCCGCGGCATGGCTGTCGATCGCCGCCGCACGCTTCCTGCGGCTCATGTCCTGCCCGATCATCGCCGCCTCGGCGCTTCTGGTCGACCAGCGTTCGTCCCACAGCAGGACGGGCAGCGCGAAGGCTTCCGCGCAGTTGCGGGCATAGGCGCGCGATGCCTGCGCGCGCGGGCCTTCGCTGGCGTCCATGTTGCGCGGCAGGCCGATGACGATGCCCTTCACCTGACGTTCGGCCAGCAGCAGGGCGAGCGTCTCGCGGTCGCGCCCCCACTTGCCGCGCGCGATGGTCCGGCCGGCGGTCGCGAATCGCCAGCCCGCATCGCAGGTCGCCGTGCCGATGGTCTTCGTGCCGAGGTCGAGACCGAGCAGCGCCCCGCCATCGGGCAGGGCGTCCGCGAAATCGGGGGCGTGTTCGGTGATCAGCGGCCGGTTTCCGCCTGGCCGGCAGCCCCGGCGAAGGCCTGCACCCGGCGGGCCACGTCCAGCTTGGTGTTCGCCCAGAACAGCGGGATGTCGTAGACGTGGTAATTGTTCCCCGGCAGGACGAAGGGCCCCATCTCGGGCGGCGGGCCGACCAGCAGGAGCCCGCGCGTGTCGCAGGTCGCCGGCACCCCGCCGGGCACGAGTTCGCCGTTCGCCATGGTCTCGTCGGGTTTCAGAGTGCCCGCATTGGCGCTCGCCGGCGCGGCGCCCCTGTAGGTCCCGGTGATCGGATTGGTGCAGAGGATCTCGCTCGCCCCGCGCTGTTCGCCGTCGAAGCCTTCGGAGGCCGCGTAGGCCTCGATCACCGCGGCGGGATCGGCAGGCACGCCAAAGCTCGACCACGACAGCACGCAGCCGGTCTGTCTCGCGGTGGCGCAGGCCGGGACACCCATCGCGGGCAGGTCGTGCTCGACCGAGATCGGCCAGCCCACGGCATAGGCCGCGACCAGCCGGTCCGCCGCGTCCAAGCCCTTCACCTCGTCCTTCAGAAGCCGCATCAGGTGGAGCGCGCCCTGGCTGTGCCCGGCCAGCACGAACGGCGTGTCCTCGCCGATCGAATCGAGGAAATAGGCATAGGCTTCCCGCACGTCGGCATAGGCGGCATCGAGCGCCTGCTGCGCCTCGGGCGAGTCGGTGAGGAAGGCACCCATTGTCGCCTGACGATAGCGCGGCACCCAGATCTCGGACGCGGCGTTGAACGGGCTCGCCATGCCGCGGACATAGATGCGCGCGATCCGCTCGGCCTCTTCGGTGTCGGGATCGGCGTCGTCGGTGAGCGCGATCGGGGCGTTCCAGTTGCTTGTGCTGCGATAGCTCGTCGGATGGACGAAGAAGACCGCGAAAGGGGGCTGGTCGGTCGACAGGACGCGGGCCTTGGCCGCTTCGTCCACCCCGCTCGGCACTTCGCCTTCGGGCGCGTAGGCGGGCTGCCAGCGCGCCGGGTCGGAGGTGCCGATGCCGGGCCGCGAATACCATAGCGCCGGGTCCTGGTAGGCGTTTTCCTCGAGCGGCTCCTGCGCGACGAAATCGCCCCTCGGCACGTAGACGAAGCGCGTGATCTCGGTCGCGAAGAGATTGAGCGCGATCGCGCCCGCGAGGAACAGGACGATCACGATCGCGACGAGGTAGAGGAATTTCTTCGCCATGGGCTTGCCCCGGTCCTTCGAGCGATTCAATCGGCGGTGAGCTTGGCCGCCTCGCCCACTGCGGTGCCTTCGGCGATCGCGGGGCGCAGCGTCGTCCACGCCCGGTCTTCGCGCAGGCTGGAGAACCAGCTCAGCGGGTTCCAGGTGGTCGACCCGTCGAGGCTGAAGGTGATGAATTCCGCCCGGCCCCCGATGTTTTCGAGCGGAACCGGCCCGCCGAGCCCGCTTTCGGCGATGCTCGCGCGGCTGTCGGCCGAATGGTCGCGGTTGTCGCCCATCACGAAGACGTGGCCTTCGGGGACGGTGACCGGGCCGTGGTCGTCGAAGCGCACGCGTTCATGGTCGATCACGAGATAGGTCGCGCCGTTGGGCAGCGTCTCGCGGAAGGTCGGCGGTTCGAAGAACGTGCCTTCGGAGGTGGTGACGCGGTGATCCTCGAAGGCGTCGAGGCAGGGGGCCGAAAGCCCGTCGATCCGGTTGCAGTAGAGTTCCGGTTCGAGCGGCAGGCGGACCGAAGCGACCTGTTCGCGCTCTATCGGCGTGCCGTTGAGGATGATGCGCCCCTCGCGCAGCTCGATCGTGTCGCCGGGCAGAGCCACCACGCGCTTGATGTAGTCCTCGTTGCGGATCGGGTGCACGGGAATGACGATGTCGCCGTATTCGGGCGTGTCGGGCCAGATCCGCCAGTCCCCGCGCGGCAGGAGGTGGAAGCTCGCCGAGGCCCAGGACCAGCCGTAGGGATACTTGGTGACGATCAGGCGGTCGCCCACCCACAGCGTCGGCATCATCGAGGCGGAGGGGATGTAGAACGGCTTGGCGACGAGGCTGTGGAAGGCGAGCACGACCAGCAGCATGAGCGCGAGGCCGCGTGCTTCGGCGAACCAGTTGACCTTTTCCTTCTCCTCCCCCCTCGCGGGCGGCGCGGGCGCCGTGCCGCCCGCGCCGCCGGTTCCCGGGGCGGCGGGTTCGGGGGAATGCGGGGCGGCGGGTTCGGTGTCGTGGTCGGTCACGGGGCGGGTCTCGGATGGGGCGGATGGGTCAGGACAGGTCCGTCGGGGGCATCGCCAAGGGGAAGGGCCTCGATCAGGACGAGGGCATAGGCCCATGGATGATCGTCGGTTAGGGTGAGATGAATGCGCGCCTCATGCCCTTGGGGCGTCAATTCTTCAAGCCGCTTTGCCGCCCCGCCCGCCAGCGCGAGGGTCGGCGCGCCCGAGGGTGCGTTGACGACGCCGATGTCCTTCATGAAGACGCCGCGCCGGAAACCCGTGCCCACGGCCTTTGAAAAGGCCTCCTTGGCGGCGAAGCGCTTGGCGTAGGTTCCGGCGATGGTGAAGGGGCGGCGGCGGGCCTTGGTGCGCTCGGTGTCGGTGAAGACCCGCGCCTCGAACCGCTCGCCGAAACGGTCGAGCGAGTTCTGGATGCGTTCGATGTTGCAAAGGTCGGAACCGAGGCCGATGATCATGGAGGAAATGTCCTTCGCCAATCCTACGCGCGAAGCCGCCGGAAGCCCCCCGCGATTATACTTGCCCGATCAGGCCGGCGGCCCCTTCAGGATCAAGGCGACCAGCAGGCCGAGGACCACGAAATGGATCATCACCTGCCCCTTGAACAGGGGGTGGGCGAAATCGCCCCTAGCGCGGGAGAGCGATCCGGCATAGCCGAACGCCAGCAGCACGACCCAGCCGATGGCGAAGGCGAGCATGACCCCCTCGGCCACGGCAAAGCCGAGAAACCCGACCGCGGTGAGGAACAGGGTCGAACCGAAGAAGGCCCAGCGCTTCTGTTCGGCGGTGAGGTCCGCGGGCGGTTCGTCCGCCACTAGCGGGCCTCGTCCATCAATCCGCGCATCCGCCGGATCGCCCCTTCGAGCCCGATGAACACCGCCTCGCCGATCAGGTAGTGGCCGATGTTGAGCTCGGCCATCTGGGGGATGGCGGCGATGGGCGTGACGTTGTCGAAGGTCAGGCCGTGCCCGGCGTGCGGTTCGATCCCGTTCTTGGCGGCAAGCGCGGCCATGTCGGAAATGCGCTTGAGCTCGGCCGCGGTGCGCTCGCGATCGCCGTCCTGGACCGCGTGGGCGTATTCGCCGGTGTGGAACTCCACCACCGGCACGCCGAGCCCGAGCGCCGCGTCGAGCTGCCGCTCGTTCGGCTCGATGAACAGCGACACGCGGATGCCGGCGCTTTTCAGTTCCTCGACGATGGGGACGAGCGTGTTGTGCAACCCCGCCGCGTCGAGGCCGCCTTCGGTCGTGCGCTCCTCGCGCTTTTCGGGCACGATGCAGGCGGCGTGGGGCCTGTGGCGCAGCGCGATGGCGAGCATTTCGCGGGTCGCCGCCATTTCGAGGTTGAGGGGCAGGTCGGTCGCGTCCTGGATGCGGCGCAGATCCTCGTCGCGGATGTGGCGGCGATCCTCGCGCAGGTGCGCGGTGATGCCGTCCCCGCCGACCCCGGCGACGATTTCGGCGGCGCGCACCGGGTCCGGGTGGTCCCCGCCGCGCGCGTTGCGGATCGTCGCGACGTGATCGATGTTCACGCCGAGCCTGAGCGGGTTGGGGTGGAAGGTCCTGGTCATCGCGTCGCGCCCCTTAGATCAAAGCGCTATTTGCGGCTACCCGGCTTGGTCACGGCGATCCGGGCGAGTTCCTCGGGGATGTCGCCTTCGTCGTAGGTGGGGAAATCGAAGGCGGCGAGCGGGTGGAAGGGCACGCCGAGATCGACCATCCCGCAGGACCGGTCGATCAG contains these protein-coding regions:
- the ruvX gene encoding Holliday junction resolvase RuvX, whose product is MITEHAPDFADALPDGGALLGLDLGTKTIGTATCDAGWRFATAGRTIARGKWGRDRETLALLLAERQVKGIVIGLPRNMDASEGPRAQASRAYARNCAEAFALPVLLWDERWSTRSAEAAMIGQDMSRRKRAAAIDSHAAAVILQGAIDRLAGGVL
- a CDS encoding DUF3089 domain-containing protein gives rise to the protein MAKKFLYLVAIVIVLFLAGAIALNLFATEITRFVYVPRGDFVAQEPLEENAYQDPALWYSRPGIGTSDPARWQPAYAPEGEVPSGVDEAAKARVLSTDQPPFAVFFVHPTSYRSTSNWNAPIALTDDADPDTEEAERIARIYVRGMASPFNAASEIWVPRYRQATMGAFLTDSPEAQQALDAAYADVREAYAYFLDSIGEDTPFVLAGHSQGALHLMRLLKDEVKGLDAADRLVAAYAVGWPISVEHDLPAMGVPACATARQTGCVLSWSSFGVPADPAAVIEAYAASEGFDGEQRGASEILCTNPITGTYRGAAPASANAGTLKPDETMANGELVPGGVPATCDTRGLLLVGPPPEMGPFVLPGNNYHVYDIPLFWANTKLDVARRVQAFAGAAGQAETGR
- a CDS encoding PaaI family thioesterase; the protein is MTEPLELTAYARSLGIEVAGREDGVPVLAVDFGRNVEGRPGHFHGGATAGLLETAGYAALRTRLLAEGREPLLKPIGITVQYLSAGRQKRTYALARIVRLGRRNANLTVEAWQDDRTRPIASAVMNILMA
- the lepB gene encoding signal peptidase I, which produces MTDHDTEPAAPHSPEPAAPGTGGAGGTAPAPPARGEEKEKVNWFAEARGLALMLLVVLAFHSLVAKPFYIPSASMMPTLWVGDRLIVTKYPYGWSWASASFHLLPRGDWRIWPDTPEYGDIVIPVHPIRNEDYIKRVVALPGDTIELREGRIILNGTPIEREQVASVRLPLEPELYCNRIDGLSAPCLDAFEDHRVTTSEGTFFEPPTFRETLPNGATYLVIDHERVRFDDHGPVTVPEGHVFVMGDNRDHSADSRASIAESGLGGPVPLENIGGRAEFITFSLDGSTTWNPLSWFSSLREDRAWTTLRPAIAEGTAVGEAAKLTAD
- the acpS gene encoding holo-ACP synthase, with the translated sequence MIIGLGSDLCNIERIQNSLDRFGERFEARVFTDTERTKARRRPFTIAGTYAKRFAAKEAFSKAVGTGFRRGVFMKDIGVVNAPSGAPTLALAGGAAKRLEELTPQGHEARIHLTLTDDHPWAYALVLIEALPLGDAPDGPVLTHPPHPRPAP
- a CDS encoding PaaI family thioesterase translates to MNDQPKFDAGEAGKYFFRGGHPGWLGLEYVSHGANWVELKLPWREDLLGEPDRPVLASGPIVSLMDMASGMSIWQTTGAFTPVATLDLRVDYQRPARERSAVWGRVECYRVTRSAAFVRGIAHDGDEADPVAHIAGVFMQVSYDAKQRLEAKSEGRDDD
- a CDS encoding pyridoxal phosphate biosynthetic protein gives rise to the protein MADEPPADLTAEQKRWAFFGSTLFLTAVGFLGFAVAEGVMLAFAIGWVVLLAFGYAGSLSRARGDFAHPLFKGQVMIHFVVLGLLVALILKGPPA
- a CDS encoding pyridoxine 5'-phosphate synthase produces the protein MTRTFHPNPLRLGVNIDHVATIRNARGGDHPDPVRAAEIVAGVGGDGITAHLREDRRHIRDEDLRRIQDATDLPLNLEMAATREMLAIALRHRPHAACIVPEKREERTTEGGLDAAGLHNTLVPIVEELKSAGIRVSLFIEPNERQLDAALGLGVPVVEFHTGEYAHAVQDGDRERTAAELKRISDMAALAAKNGIEPHAGHGLTFDNVTPIAAIPQMAELNIGHYLIGEAVFIGLEGAIRRMRGLMDEAR